The DNA sequence GGTTCGTGCCACGGGGCCGGCCTTCGCCCACCCCAGCGCCATCGCAGCAGGAGGAGCCCGAAATGAAGCGCCGTGCCCTCGTCGGCGGCATCGCAGCTGCGGCTGCCGCAGCAGCGTCCCCAGGGACCGCGTCACCGCGCCGAATCGGTATGAGCGACGTCAGCCGGCTGAACAAGCGCTTCGCTGAGATCATCGCCAGCGACCACCGCCACGGCGGGCAACCTGGCATCGAGGAGCGGGCCGCCGCGCTCGCCGACGAGGCGCTCAACCTCCAGAACGCAGGCAGTGCCACGCAGCGGGTTCGCAGCAGTCTCTACGCCTCCGGAGCGGCATTCCGCTCGTCTGCGATGTGGGCCGCCATCGACGGCCGGCGCTACGACGTCGCGAAGGCGCACATGCGCGAGGCCCAAGCCCTCGCGGAGATGTCGGGGGACCAGGCAATCAAGTTCCGCATCTGGAGTCACGCGGGCACCATGTACCGCCACATGGGCCGCCCCGCCGACGCGTGCGCTGCCAACGATGTCGCCCGCAATCTGCACCTCACCCGCCGTGACCCGCTGTTCGCGTCTCTCGGCCTGGCCCGCCAAGGCGCCATCCACGGTACGGCCCAGAACCGGACCGATACACGTCGCGCGTTCGAGCAGGCGCAGGACGCCATGCTGCGCGCCGATCCAGCCGACCACCGGCCGGTCTGGTTGCTCGCCTTCTACGACCAGGCCGAACTGGACTCCTTGGCCCTCTCCGCGTACCTGGCGCTCGGCGACTATCCAACCGCCGAGTACCACGCCCACCGCTGCCTGTCCTCGCTCCGGCCACACATGGCCAGGTCCCGGGCCATCACCACGACCCGTCTCGCACACGCCCTACTCGCCCAAGGCGCCGCCGAGGCCGCAACAACCACCGCGATGAAAGTCCCCGTAGACGCCGCCACCCGCCACGCCCGCGTGTCGCGCATGCTCCAAGAGTTCGGGGCCGCGCTCCGCGCCACCACCCCGCGCAGCACCACCGTCCAGAATTGGACCGAGCACACCACCACCTGGAAGACGGCCGCATGACCACGGCACTCGCCCCCGAGCTGCGCACTTTCACCAACCTGGACACCGCTCGCGGCGACCTCCTCGACGTGTACGCCGAGGTACGCGCCCCGCTGCTGCACCTGCCGAACTACGCGGTGACCGCGTTCGGCGAACGCATCGACCGGCATTCCACAGAACCAGGCTTTACGGCTGTCCTCGCATACGCGGCCGGCCAACCGGTCGGCTACGCGTACAGCAACACCATCGAGCACGGGGACCGCTACTGGCAGCGCACCAGCCCGACGCCGGCGGAGAAGTACACGAAGCGCCCGGCCGCGGCTTTGAAGGAGATCGGCGTGCACCCGGCCTGGCGCAAGACCGGCACGGCCCGCCGCATCCACGACGCCCTCCTCGCCACACGTGACGAGCCGCACGTCACGCTCATGGTCAACTCGGCCGCTGGGGACGGAAAGGTCCACTCGCTCTACAAGTCGTGGGGGTACGAGGACATAGGGCAGAGCCAGCCGTCACCAGCCTCACCTGTGCTTACCGTCATGATCCACACCAACCGTTGACCACCACGGAGGTTGGGAATGGCGGAGCAGGTGCGTGTACGCGCGCAGCGTGAAGCCGGGGCCGGAGTGGCCCAGAGAGCGCCTTGCACCTCAGCAGCCCACGGCGCGTTGGCGATCGAAAGTAAAGAGGAGAGCGATGTCCTCCCTCCGCGTTCGAGCTTGCGGACCACACCGACGGACACAGCGGCGGCCTCGGCTAACTGCTCCTGGGTCATGGCGCCGCGGAGCGCCTTCATGCGCTCCGCGGTGGTGTACTCAGACCACTGCATGATCTAGAACCTCCGCGTAATGGGCTCCACACGGACAGTACTGGGTGAGCAGTGGTGCCGACAGGTTTTGGCTGGACTGCAGTTGGGCTTACGTGACGGACGCCGCCGTCAAGCCGAGAAGTGCCTCCAGCTCGGCCACCGCGGTGTCCTCGTCCGTCGCGTGGACGGTGGCGATGCCCAGCTCGGCGGCCGGCGGGAGGTTGATCGCGTGATCATCCACGAAAACGCACCGCTCGGCCGGGAGGCCGATGAGATCGAGGGCGAGCTGATAGATGGACGGGTCGGGCTTGGCCAGCCCTACCAGCTCGGACACGACGTGTACGTCGAACACGTCCCAGACGCCGACATGTTCGTACGGGTTGAATGGGTCGAGGCCGAAGCTGTTGGACAGCAATGCGAGCCGATGGCCGGCCGCACGCGCGGAGCGGGCGAGCGCGTCCATCCGGCGAGAGACGGGCACCTCCGCCCAGGCCCGCCCCATCAGGTTCACCGGATCCACGTGCTCCCCGAGAAGAGCGGCCGTGCCCTGGTTCCACTCGGTCTGCCCTATCTCGCCGATCTCCAACGCCGTGTAGAGGCGGCGCCCTTCGGGGTGATCGTTGAGGGTGCTGCGCCACGCCCCGGGCGCCAGCCCTTCGGATACGCACCAGGCGCGGTGGACGTCGACCGGGCTGGCGGTGAGCACTCCGGCGAAGTCGAGGATCAGGCCACGCTCCTCACGCCCGCTGGCGACCCCTCTGCTGTGCGACATCCGGCGATTCTCCCCTTCCGCAGGTGGTCTCCAAGGGACGCTACCGCGCGGCGTTGCGGCCGCGTGCAGAGCCCACCACTGTCACCGCTCCCGGGTAGTCAGCAGAGTGTGTTCACGCTCCAGTCCTTGCTCTCATTCGATGCGCTGCGTCCAGTGCACCGAGCCAGGATCGCTGGCGCTGTCGCACGCACGCCGCGTTCGGCCCCTCTACGAGGCCCGCGCCCCGCCGGGCCCCACCACCACCGGCAGCCTCAGCTCCGGACAGCCCCGGCCGCCCCGGCCGTCCCCGTCGCCCCAGTCACCCCGCCGGCCCCTCCCGGACGCCACCCCGGATCGCGCCCCGTCACCGCCAGCAGGCGCTCGAAAGCGGTAGCCCCCTCCTCCACCGGGAACGGCTCACCGAACACCTTCATCTCCCGGGCCTGCGGAGCCAGCGCCGCCAGCCCCGGCCCCAGTTCGTCGAGCACGCGCTCCTCCGGCACGAAGTCCGCGCCCGTCGCCCGCGCCAGGTCCCAGGCGTGCACGGTCAGGTCGCCGAGCACCATGAGCCCCACCGTCCGGGCCGGCAGCCCCATCTGCCCGGTCGTGCCCTCCTCGACGCCCGGCACGCTCCACGCCTCCACCAGCCGGGCCGTCTCGGCACCGAACCTGGCCCGCCAGTCACCCGCCACGAACTCCGGCACCTGGCCGAAATCCACCTTCTCGCGGGCCGCGAGGGCCTGGAAGTTCACCACCACCTGGAACAGGTGGTTCACCAGCGCCCGCACGTCGTACTCGGCGCAGGGCGTACCACCGCCCAGCTGCCCGTCGTCGATCCCCCGCACGACGGGCAGGGCCCGGTCCGCGGCGGCTTCCAGCAGTTCACCGATCGTCTGTGTCATGCCTCCACCCTGCGCCCGCGCACCGCCCGACGTCTTGAAGAAACACGACACACGACAGGCGTGTGGAGGACGCGGGACTAAAATCAGGCCATGGCCGCAGGACCCCGCCGCGACACCCGGGGCATCGTCGACGCCCCGGACCTGTTCGCGCACGTGCGCTTCCGCCGCCGCGAGCCCGCCGCCGGGCTGCGCCCGTATCTGGAGCACTACTGGCTGATCGACTGGGACCTCACCGAGCCGTACGCCGCCCATGTCGTCCCGCATCCGTCGGTGAACCTGGTCTTCCAGCGGTACGAGGCCGGGGACGGCGCCCGGGAGCGGTCCGGGTACGCCGAGGTCGCGGGCGTCGACCCCGGGCTGTTCGCCCGGAAGCTGGCCGGGCGCGGCCGGGTCTGCGGGGTGCAGTTCCGGCCCGGCGGGTTCCGCCCGTTCGCACCCGGGCACCCGGTGTCCGCGTGGACCGGGCTGCGGTCCGACGCCGCCGGGGCGCTACGGCTGCCGCCGCCTGTCCGGGCCGTCCTGGACCCGGACGACGAGGACGCGCGGGTCGCGGCGCTGGACGCCTTCCTGCTGGCCCTGGAGCCCCGCCCCGATCCTCGGGCGACGCTGGCCATGGCCGTCGTCGACCGGGTGCGCACGGACCGCACGGTGCTCCGGGCCGACCATCTCGCCCGGGACGCGGGGCTCTCCGCCCGCGCCCTGCAACGGCTCTTCGCCGCGTATGTCGGCGTCGGCCCCAAGTGGGTCATCCTCCGCTACCGCGTCCACGAGGCGCTGGAACGCGCCGGGTCCGACCCGGCCGTCGACTGGGCGCGGCTCGCGGCGGACCTCGGCTACAGCGACCAGGCCCATCTGGTGCGGGACTTCACCGCGACGGTGGGCGTGCCCCCGACCGCGTACGCTCCGCGCTGACGGCGCGCGGGCGTCCGCACGCCCCGCGCGAAGCCCGGAGCATCCCCCGTACACCTCGCACGCCCCGTATGCCCCGTGCACCTCGTGCCCGACAGCCCCCACAGCCCTCGCGGCCCCCGCCTGCCCCGCAGCCCCGCCGGACCCCGCCAAATCCCTGGCAGGCCGTCCCGCCCCGGTGGCATCCTGACCGGGTGAACGGACCCGAGATCACTCTCGAAGTAGCCCCTGAGCTGCGACTCTTCGCCCCGCACGACCGCCGCGGCGGGCCCACACCCCTCGTCACGGACGGCTCCTCGACCCTCGGCCATGTCATCGAGTCCCTCGGCGTCCCGCTCACCGAAGCCGGAACGCTCCTGGTGAACGGCGCCCCGGTGGCCCGCTCGCATGTGCCCGGCCCCGGCGAGCACGTCGACGTACGCGCAGTGGAACGCCCCCAGCAGGTCCCCGGCGCACCCCTGCGCTTCCTGCTCGACGTCCATCTCGGCACGCTGGCCCGCCGGTTGCGGCTCCTGGGCGTCGACGCGGCGTACGAGAGCGAGGACATCGGCGACCCCGCCCTGGCCGCCCTCTCCGCACGGGAGCGGCGGGTCCTGCTCTCCCGGGACCGCGGGCTGCTGCGCCGCCGCGAGATCTGGGCCGGGGCGTACGTCTACAGCGACCGCCCCCCGGAGCAGCTCCGCGACGTCCTCGGCCGCTTCGCTCCGGCCCTGGCCCCGTGGACCCGCTGCACCGCGTGCAACGGCACGCTGGCCGGGGCGGCGAAGGACTCCGTGAGCGGACTGCTCGAACACGGCACCCAGGAGGCGTACGACGTGTTCGCCCAGTGCACCGCGTGCTCCCGGGTGTACTGGCGCGGCGCCCATCACGGCCACCTGGAGACGATCGTTTCCGAGGCGATGGCCGAGTTCGGGGGCGCGCCGGCCTGAGAGCTTTCCCGCGCGGCCTTCCCGCACAGCTCTCCCGCAGGGGCTTCCCGCACGGCTTCCCGCAGCGGCTTCCGGACGGATCGTGCCGACCGGGCGCGTGAGCCGCGGGCCTCGCGCGCTCTGCCGGTCGTGCCCTCCCGCGCACGGGGTGCGCCGCGCCGCCTGCCTATCCTTCTCCCCGTACCCGATGAGCAGTCCGAGGGAGATCGTCATGGCCGCCACCCCCATCGCCGTCGTCACCGGCGCGAGCAGCGGCATCGGCGCCGCCACCGCCCGTACGCTGGCCGCCGCGGGCTTCCGGGTCGTGCTGACCGCCCGCCGCAAGGACCGCGTCGAGGCGCTGGCCGCCGAGATCACCGAGGCCGGTCACCAGGCGACGGCCTACCCCCTGGACGTCACCGACCGCGCGGCGGTCGACGAGTTCGCCACCGCGTTCCGCTCCCTCGCCGTCCTCGTCAACAACGCGGGCGGGGCGCTCGGGGCCGACCCCGTCGCGACCGGCGACCCCGCCGACTGGCGCCAGATGTACGAGACCAACGTGATCGGCACGCTCAACGTCACCCAGGCCCTGCTGCCCGCCCTCACCGCGAGCGGCGACGGCACGATCGTGATCCTCTCCTCCACCGCGGCGCTGTCCGCGTACGAGGGCGGCGGCGGTTACGTGGCGGCCAAGCACGGCGAGCACGTCCTGGCCGAGACCCTGCGGCTGGAGATCGTCGGCACCCCGGTCCGCGTCATCGAGGTGGCCCCCGGCATGGTCAGGACCGAGGAGTTCGCCACCACCCGCTTCCGCGGCGACACGGAGAAGGCCGCCAAGGTCTACGCGGGCGTCGACGCACCGCTCACCGCCGAGGACGTGGCCGACACGATCGGCTGGGCCGTCACCCGCCCCAGCCACGTCAACATCGACCTCCTGGTGGTCCGCCCCCGCGCCCAGGCCTCCAACACGAAGGTCCACCGCACCGGGTGAAGCCGAATCGCCCCTTCGGGGGCGGGGTGACGCCCCGCTCGGCGACGAGCACCGGGGGGGGGCGTGCGGGGTGGTCGTGCGGGGTGATCGCGCAGCGCGCTCCGGGCGTCAGCGCCGCCACCTCCCAGCTGGGCAGGTCGGCCTCGCGGGCGGTTCCGTAGTCCGTGGTGAGGCGCAGCCGGGTCGTGAGGCCGAGGAAGGTCGCCACCCGTACAGAGCCGGCGCGGGAGCCTCCCGCCGGCCGGCGCGCGCCGGGCGCCCCCGGCGCGCGGGCCCTCGTCCCGGGCGCCCCCGGCCGCGTCGTGTTAGGAAGGAAGCGCCCCCGGCCGCCGTACCGGCCGAAAGCCCACGAGGGAGCGGTGCGCGATGAAGCTGGTGGTGCAGGAGTTCCTGACGCTCGACGGCGTCTCCCAGGGCCCCGGGTCCCCCGACGAGGACACCAGCGACGGGTTCACCCGGGGCGGCTGGTTCGTGCCGCATTTGGACGAGGAGTTCGAGCGGCAGGCGGGCGAGTGGCTCGGCGAGGCGGACGCCTTCCTGTTCGGCCGGCGCACCTACGAGAACTTCGCCCGGGACTGGCCGCGCATGACCGACCACCCCTTCGCCGGCATCCTGAACGGCCTGCCGAAGTACGTGGCCTCGAACACGCTGACCGAGGCCACGTGGGACCCGACCACAATCCTCTCCGGCGACATCCCCGCCCAGGTGGCCGAGGTGAAGCGGCGCCCCGGCCGGGACCTCCAGATCCACGGCAGCGCCCGCCTGGCGCAGTCGCTGCTGGCCGCGGGCCTGGTCGACGAACTGCGCCTGGCCATCGCCCCGGTCGTGGTGGGCGAGGGCCGCAGACTGTTCCCGGACGGCGGCGCCCCGGCCGGCCTGCGGCTCCTCAGCCACCGGACGACCCCGGCCGGGGTCTCCGTACACGTCTTCACGGCCACGGGACCACCGGACTACGCGACGTACGGGGGCGGGGCGTAGCCGGACTCAGCCCTTCACGCACACCAGCTGCTTGAGCTTCGCGACGACCTGGACCAGGTCCCGCTGCTGATCGATGACCTGCTCGATCGGCTTGTACGCTCCGGGGATCTCGTCCACGACACCGGAGTCCTTACGGCACTCCACGCCCTGCGTCTGCTCCTCCAGGTCCTTGGTGGAGAAGCGCTTCTTCGCCGCGTTCCGGCTCATCCGGCGCCCCGCGCCGTGCGACGCCGAGTTGAAGGACTTCTCGTTGCCGAGGCCCTTCACGATGTACGAACCGGTGCCCATGGACCCCGGGATGATCCCGAAGTCGCCGGACCCCGCCCGGATCGCGCCCTTGCGGGTGACCAGCAGGTCCATGCCCTCGTACCGCTCCTCCGCCACGTAGTTGTGGTGGCAGGAGATGACCTGCTCGAAGGTGACCCGGGCCTTCTTGAACTCCTTGCGGACCACGTCCTGGAAGAGTCCCATCATGATCGCCCGGTTGAACTTCGCGTACTCCTGCGCCCAGAAGAGGTCGTTGCGGTACGCGGCCATCTGCGGGGTGTCCGCGATGAAGACCGCCAGGTCGCGGTCGATCAGGCCCTGGTTGTGCGGCAGCTTCTGTGCCTGGCCGATGTGGAAGTCGGCCAGCTCCTTGCCGATGTTCCGCGAGCCGGAGTGCAGCATCAACCAGACAAAACCGGTCTCATCGAGACAGAACTCGATGAAATGATTACCTGATCCGAGCGTTCCCATCTGCTTCGTGGCACGCTCCTGACGGAATTTGACCGCATCGGCGATCCCCCCGAACCGCCCCCAGAAGTCGTCCCATCCCGACGTCGGGAACCCGTGCAGCTTCCCCGGGTCCACCACGTCGTCGTGCATCCCCCGGCCGACCGGAATGGCCTGCTCGATCTTGGAACGCAGCCGCGACAGGTCGCCGGGAAGGTCGTTCGCGGTGAGGGACGTCCGGACGGCCGACATCCCGCAGCCGATGTCCACCCCGACCGCCGCCGGGCACACAGCGCCCTGCATCGCGATCACCGACCCGACCGTCGCCCCCTTGCCGAAGTGGACGTCCGGCATGACGGCGAGGCCCTTGATCCACGGCAGCGTGGAGACGTTGCGCAGCTGCTGCATCGCCACGTCCTCGACCGACGCGGGGTCCGCCCACATCCGGATGGGAACCTTCGCTCCGGGCACCTCTACGTACGACATAACTCCTCGATTCCCCCGAAAAGACTGAAAGCGCAAAACCGGTGCCAAGATCGGCAAACCTGTCGGCCGACCGGCATTCACAGCGGCGCGTGCGATACACATTGTGTCCATCGGCCGCCTTCGGGCGGCAACCCGTTTTCCGTACCGAAGGGAGCCTGAAACGGTGCGAGACATGGCGTACGTACCCGGCGTCGCGCTTCTGGCAGCGCTCGTCGTCGGCTGCAGCGCCGGCTCCGACAGCAACGCGAACGGCGCCGACAGCAAGGCGGGCAGCCCGACGGTCACCCCCGCACCCCCGGGCAAGTACGAGACCCTGCCCGCCCCCTGCCGCGCCGTGCCGCGCGGCACGCTGAAGGACCTGCTGCCGGGCGCCGCGGAACTGCCCGGGGACCAGCAGGAGAAGGTGTTCCGGGGATCGGCGTCCGTCACGTACGACACCGACCGCAAGGTCGGCTGCAGCTGGAAGTCCGACGCGCCGAACGCCACCCGGAGCCTCTCCATCGACTTCGAGCGCGTCGTCTCGTACGACCCCGCGGTCAGCGACGACGACCGCGCCGACACGGTCTACGCGAAGAAGGCGAAGGCCGCCGGCCTGTCGTCGTCGACGGCCCCCGGGCCGGACGCGGAGAAGAACACCGGGGCCACGGGCGAAAAGGAGAAGGGCAAGGGCGCCGACGCGGAGAAGACGGAGGGCGTCACGGCCTCGGCGGCCCCCTCCTCCTCGTCCTCACCCTCCGGAGACGGCGGCGGAGACGGCAGCGGGGGCGGCGACGGGGGTGGCGGCACCGGCCCGGAGGGCGCCCTTCCCTCCCGCGTCCTCGACAACCTCGGAGATGCCGCGTTTCTGCACAATCTGCCCACACGGGCAGGTTCCACCGCACAGCGCCGCACGGTGAGCGTGGTATTCCGCACATCGAACGTGGTCGTGACCGTCCGGTACGCCGAGCAGCCGGCCCTCGTCACCCAGGTGCCCGACACCAGGGAACTCCAGGAGAAGGCCCAGGCACTGGCCCGGAAGCTGGCCGAGACGCTCAGCGAATAGACCCCGCCCGACGGGCCCCCACCGGCCGGATGCCGGTCCCAGGGGGCCCTCGGCGGCGACACGGGACGGCCTCCGGCCGTCGTACGGTGGCTGTCCTAAAGACGCACCGACCCGCTGAAGACGCACCGACCCGCTACCGAGCCCACCCGTACACCGCACGAACCGAGACCTCCAGCACCGAGAGCTCCGTGCCATCCGAGTGAAGGAACCATGCACCGATCAGCCCCGCGCCTGTCCCGCATCCTCGCCTGCGCCGCCGTTCCGGTGATGCTCGTAGCCGTCGGCTGCTCGTCGGACTCCGGCTCCGACAGCAAGAAGAACGCGGGCTCCTCGTCGTCCGGCACCGCCAGCGCCAAGCCCACGGAGCCCACCGTCGAAGCGGCGAGGTTCGCCGATCTGCCCGACCCGTGCGCCTCGATCGACAAAAAGACGATCAAGGACCTGGTGCCCGGGGCGAAGAAGAAGAACGGGACGGCAGGCCGGTCCAACGACCTGGCGGCCCGCGGCAGTTGCTCCTGGAACGGCCTGGACGACAAGGGCGTCGACGGCTCGCAGTACCGCTGGCTGGACGTCGGCTTCACCCGCTTCGATTCGGACCAGTCGCTGGGCAGCGGCGCCAAGCGCGCCACCGCCGAGTACGCGAAGCAGGTCACCAAGGCGAAGGCCTCCGAGGGGGCCGAGAAGGTCGCCGCCGAGCCCACCGCCGGCATCGGCGAGGAGGCCACCACCGTGACCTACGGCCTCAGCAAGACGGACGAGGACTTCGCGTACGCCACCGTCGTGGCCCGCACGGGCAATGTCGTCGTCACTCTGACGTACAACGGCGCGGGTTACGCGGGCGCCAAGACGCCGTCGTCCGCGAGCATCGTCAAGGGCGCCCACAAGGCGGCGAAGGAAGCGGTCGCCGCTGTCGCCGAAACCGACGACGCCAAGGTCACGCCCCCGGCGAAGGGCGGCTCCGACGACAGCAAGAAGGACAGCACGAAGGACAGCACGAAGGACGCGGCCAAGGGCAGCGACAGCGACAGCGACGACCCCAAGTCGACGGCGAAGCCGAAGGCGAAGTCGAGCTGACGCCCCGCCCCGGCGTCCGGACGCACCACGTGACCTGAGCGGCCCACCCCGCCGGCCGGACGCACCCCCTCCCACCACCGCTTTTCCCGCGCCCGGCCCCCCTTGGGGCCGGGTTTCGCACGTTGGGGCACGCTCCGGAATATGCGGCTGTCACCTTCATGCCAACTCTCTCCCCGTTCCGTTCGGATCGCGGTGGGCGCGGTTACGCTCCACGGCGAACCTCGAGGAAAGGCAAGGGAATTGCGCCATCGAATCGCACTCGCCGCCGCACTCACGACCGGCCTTCTCGCGCTCACGGCCGCCTCCGCCACCGCGGCGCCGAGCGAGGTGGGGAAGACGGCGTCCGGCGACGCCCGAGCCTGCGCGGACGTGAAGCTGTCCGGCGCCCTGCCCGTACCGCCCGCGGGCATGTCCGTGCGGCAGGACGTCTCCATCGGCCCCGACTGCACTCCGGTGCTCGGCCCCGCACGGCTGGTGCCGAAGGCCGGCCCGGCGGTGAACGCGCAGGCGGCTCCGGCCGCCGCCGCCCTGGTCGACCGGCAGGTCCGGAGCTGGTCGGAGATGTACGACTGCTGCAACATCCGGATGACGGGCCTCTACACGACGTCCGACTGGAGCTCCGACGGCACCGTGGTCACCGCCTCCTCCACCGACGCGACCCAGCAGTGGAACCGTGAACCGTGGAACGCGGGCTGGTCGCTGAAGTCCTCGGGCAAGTCCGCCGACTGCGTCGCGAACTGCGCGGTCTCCACCAACGTGGCCAACGCCTCGTTCTCCTACCAGGGGATTTTCGACCCGACGGGCACCGTCTACGCCAACACACACCGTTCCACCGTGGCGCTCAAGGCCGACGGGACCGCGTCCTGCACCTTCGAGGTCGACCTGAAGAACACCTTCGTCGGCTGGAACTGGCAGCGCGGCTGCGAGTGACTCTTCGGCGGTGGCGACCCCCCATGCCGCCACCGCCGAAGCCCCCGCCCCCACGGAAGCCCGGCCCCGCCCAAGCCCGGCCCCACTGAAGCCCGGTCGCCGCCGGAACCACGGCCCCCGCCGAAGCCACGGCCCCCGCCGAAGCTCCCGCCGCCCCCCGAAGTCCCGGTCTTTCAGGCCGGTTTACTCCGCTCTCCGCCGGATCGCCCCGAGCCCGCCCGACCCCGAGAACAGCCTGACGGCTCCTCCCCGCGCAACGCGACTCGCACACATGTGCCAGGCTGTGCCATCGCCGGGCGTCCGATGTCCGGCCGAAAAACAACGCCGGCCGCCGAAGCCGGGTCCGGGTACAGAGGTCGGGGAGGGGATCGCGCGTGGCCGCGATGCAGCTGACACGCACGCACCGCATACTCATCGGGGTCGTCATCGCCGGTGCGGTGCTCATCGCCGCGATCGGTTTCGCGGGTTCCTACGCCGCCGTGCGCGAACTCGCGGAGGACAAGGGCTTCGGGTCGTTCTCCCTGGTCTTCCCCATCGGCATCGACGCGGGCATCTGCGTCCTGCTCGCCCTGGACCTCCTGCTCACCTGGATGCGGATCCCGTTCCCGCTGCTGCGCCAGACGGCGTGGCTGCTGACCGCCGCGACGATCGCGTTCAACGGCGCCGCCTCCTGGCCCGACCCGCTGGGCACCGCGATGCACGCGGTGATCCCGGTGCTGTTCGTCGTCTCCGTCGAGGCCGCCCGGCACGCGGTCGGCCGGATCGCGGACATCACGGCCGACAAGCACATGGAGGGCGTGCGCCTCACGCGCTGGCTGCTCTCCCCCGTCCCCACGTTCAAGCTGTGGCGGCGGATGAAGCTGTGGGAGCTGCGCAGTTACGAGCAGGTCATCAAGCTCGAACAGGACCGGCTGATCTACCAGGCCCGGCTCCAGGCCCGTTTCGGCCGCAGTTGGCGGCGCAAGGCCCCGGTCGAGGCGATGATGCCGCTGCGCCTGGCGAAGTACGGCGTCCCGCTCGCCGAGACCGCCCCGGCCGGGCTCGCCGCCGCCGGCATCGAACCGGCTCTGCTGCCGCCGGTGCCCGTCGAGGCCGACCGCCCGAAGGCCGAACTGCGCCCCGCCGGGCCGGACCGGGCCGCCGAGCCCGTTCACGCCGAGTTGCCGTACGGACCGCAGCCCGGCAC is a window from the Streptomyces sp. MMBL 11-1 genome containing:
- a CDS encoding XRE family transcriptional regulator codes for the protein MDAIRNTVLEAWMIEHGYSSNSLADAVNRAVEKLTGHVGGLDGSSVRAWKAGRVTWPKSATRTALEVVTGLPAVALGFVPRGRPSPTPAPSQQEEPEMKRRALVGGIAAAAAAAASPGTASPRRIGMSDVSRLNKRFAEIIASDHRHGGQPGIEERAAALADEALNLQNAGSATQRVRSSLYASGAAFRSSAMWAAIDGRRYDVAKAHMREAQALAEMSGDQAIKFRIWSHAGTMYRHMGRPADACAANDVARNLHLTRRDPLFASLGLARQGAIHGTAQNRTDTRRAFEQAQDAMLRADPADHRPVWLLAFYDQAELDSLALSAYLALGDYPTAEYHAHRCLSSLRPHMARSRAITTTRLAHALLAQGAAEAATTTAMKVPVDAATRHARVSRMLQEFGAALRATTPRSTTVQNWTEHTTTWKTAA
- a CDS encoding GNAT family N-acetyltransferase — protein: MTTALAPELRTFTNLDTARGDLLDVYAEVRAPLLHLPNYAVTAFGERIDRHSTEPGFTAVLAYAAGQPVGYAYSNTIEHGDRYWQRTSPTPAEKYTKRPAAALKEIGVHPAWRKTGTARRIHDALLATRDEPHVTLMVNSAAGDGKVHSLYKSWGYEDIGQSQPSPASPVLTVMIHTNR
- a CDS encoding helix-turn-helix domain-containing protein, producing the protein MQWSEYTTAERMKALRGAMTQEQLAEAAAVSVGVVRKLERGGRTSLSSLLSIANAPWAAEVQGALWATPAPASRCARTRTCSAIPNLRGGQRLVWIMTVSTGEAGDGWLCPMSSYPHDL
- a CDS encoding HAD-IA family hydrolase; the protein is MSHSRGVASGREERGLILDFAGVLTASPVDVHRAWCVSEGLAPGAWRSTLNDHPEGRRLYTALEIGEIGQTEWNQGTAALLGEHVDPVNLMGRAWAEVPVSRRMDALARSARAAGHRLALLSNSFGLDPFNPYEHVGVWDVFDVHVVSELVGLAKPDPSIYQLALDLIGLPAERCVFVDDHAINLPPAAELGIATVHATDEDTAVAELEALLGLTAASVT
- a CDS encoding TIGR03086 family metal-binding protein, coding for MTQTIGELLEAAADRALPVVRGIDDGQLGGGTPCAEYDVRALVNHLFQVVVNFQALAAREKVDFGQVPEFVAGDWRARFGAETARLVEAWSVPGVEEGTTGQMGLPARTVGLMVLGDLTVHAWDLARATGADFVPEERVLDELGPGLAALAPQAREMKVFGEPFPVEEGATAFERLLAVTGRDPGWRPGGAGGVTGATGTAGAAGAVRS
- a CDS encoding helix-turn-helix domain-containing protein, producing the protein MAAGPRRDTRGIVDAPDLFAHVRFRRREPAAGLRPYLEHYWLIDWDLTEPYAAHVVPHPSVNLVFQRYEAGDGARERSGYAEVAGVDPGLFARKLAGRGRVCGVQFRPGGFRPFAPGHPVSAWTGLRSDAAGALRLPPPVRAVLDPDDEDARVAALDAFLLALEPRPDPRATLAMAVVDRVRTDRTVLRADHLARDAGLSARALQRLFAAYVGVGPKWVILRYRVHEALERAGSDPAVDWARLAADLGYSDQAHLVRDFTATVGVPPTAYAPR
- a CDS encoding Mut7-C RNAse domain-containing protein, which codes for MNGPEITLEVAPELRLFAPHDRRGGPTPLVTDGSSTLGHVIESLGVPLTEAGTLLVNGAPVARSHVPGPGEHVDVRAVERPQQVPGAPLRFLLDVHLGTLARRLRLLGVDAAYESEDIGDPALAALSARERRVLLSRDRGLLRRREIWAGAYVYSDRPPEQLRDVLGRFAPALAPWTRCTACNGTLAGAAKDSVSGLLEHGTQEAYDVFAQCTACSRVYWRGAHHGHLETIVSEAMAEFGGAPA
- a CDS encoding SDR family NAD(P)-dependent oxidoreductase, translating into MAATPIAVVTGASSGIGAATARTLAAAGFRVVLTARRKDRVEALAAEITEAGHQATAYPLDVTDRAAVDEFATAFRSLAVLVNNAGGALGADPVATGDPADWRQMYETNVIGTLNVTQALLPALTASGDGTIVILSSTAALSAYEGGGGYVAAKHGEHVLAETLRLEIVGTPVRVIEVAPGMVRTEEFATTRFRGDTEKAAKVYAGVDAPLTAEDVADTIGWAVTRPSHVNIDLLVVRPRAQASNTKVHRTG
- a CDS encoding dihydrofolate reductase family protein, which translates into the protein MKLVVQEFLTLDGVSQGPGSPDEDTSDGFTRGGWFVPHLDEEFERQAGEWLGEADAFLFGRRTYENFARDWPRMTDHPFAGILNGLPKYVASNTLTEATWDPTTILSGDIPAQVAEVKRRPGRDLQIHGSARLAQSLLAAGLVDELRLAIAPVVVGEGRRLFPDGGAPAGLRLLSHRTTPAGVSVHVFTATGPPDYATYGGGA
- a CDS encoding RtcB family protein, whose protein sequence is MSYVEVPGAKVPIRMWADPASVEDVAMQQLRNVSTLPWIKGLAVMPDVHFGKGATVGSVIAMQGAVCPAAVGVDIGCGMSAVRTSLTANDLPGDLSRLRSKIEQAIPVGRGMHDDVVDPGKLHGFPTSGWDDFWGRFGGIADAVKFRQERATKQMGTLGSGNHFIEFCLDETGFVWLMLHSGSRNIGKELADFHIGQAQKLPHNQGLIDRDLAVFIADTPQMAAYRNDLFWAQEYAKFNRAIMMGLFQDVVRKEFKKARVTFEQVISCHHNYVAEERYEGMDLLVTRKGAIRAGSGDFGIIPGSMGTGSYIVKGLGNEKSFNSASHGAGRRMSRNAAKKRFSTKDLEEQTQGVECRKDSGVVDEIPGAYKPIEQVIDQQRDLVQVVAKLKQLVCVKG